The Arachis ipaensis cultivar K30076 chromosome B03, Araip1.1, whole genome shotgun sequence region CGCATTAGGGGACGCCGCGCATTCAGTGATTTGTTGTTGCAGTTTGAGAATGATCGCTATAGAGAGCTTAAGGACCTTGCATTGAGGGCTCCAGTTTCCAAGTTCACACAAAGAGGTCGCATTCAGGTATatctaaaaaaccaaaaaaagagTATCGTTCCATTGTTTATTGTTCGTTTGGTACTTGATTTTATTGCAAAAGAAGCAGGACAGTGTTATGATTTTTCCATTGCAATTTGTTTCCTTAAACTACTATCAATGCAGTCAGTGCTGAAACTAAGATTGTTACAACGCGGAGTAGCAGAAGCTTTTGATCAATCAGCAATATCTAAGATGAACAAGAACAACCAACCACAAGGATATGCAATTAAGGAGATAAGGTATGACAATCCCTTATCAAATGTTTTGATATTTTGTTGCATTCATGAACATCGTGAGATCCATAAATGAACTCTATAATTGTAATTGTTTCAAATGAAAATGCAGGGAAAGATTTGGCACAGGAATTAAGCATAAATCTCCAGCCCCAACAAGAGTTTCAGATCCAGGAATGAATCATAGAAATGTATCAACTAACATGACAGAACCTAAACAGAACGCAATCTTGCAGGCTAGTTCCAATAACAAGGAATTAGATCATTCAAGTTCATATCTCACATTCCAAGGACAGAGCTTGGATTCtcaaaatgatgatgatgaagttaCAAAAGAAATTACTATCACGCCTTCACCAATGGTTGATTCAAATGCAAATAAATCTGATCATAACGTAGAGACAAGTGAACAGAAATATTCCCCTACTGCTAATACTAATACTACTGAAGCTTGTCACAATCATACATCAGAAAAGGAGAATGGAATTAACCAGCAGCAGTATACCGAAAACTGTTACGATGAAatcgaagaggaagaggaagagatcGATGACCAAACCTATGATGAAGATAGTAGTTATGATTGGATCAGTCCTATTTCTCGACCTAGAAGCTACTGGGAAGAACGTCGTCAAGAATGGTATAGGGAGATGCTTGGCTATGGTTCGGACAATGACGAAATCCGCAATCTCCTTCAAAGGTACACATAATTAAACTATGAAATTCATCACTATTTTTAATTCAATGAGATTAATGCATTCAAGTACCTTGTGTATGTTTGCAGAAAAACAGTTTCCACTTTCCTTTCTACCGCCGAGTTCCGCGAGAAGATAGATAGATTAATGATGTCTCGAACTGGATCGATATCACGAACACTTCAGGGTGACGACGGTGACGACGATGACTATGAAGAGAGAAGGCACCGTCGATTAATGGAGTTTTTCAAACAGCGCCTGAATTCGAGTGGCAGTCCTCAAGAAAGTGGCAGAGACGAGGAAGCGAGAggtaatgaagaagagaagaggataAATAATCATCAAGAAGGAAAGGGAACGAGTATCATTAACAATGATTCGGATCATGAATCGAGTGATTGTTCAAGTAACTCTTCGCCAACGCTTCATACACCTTCCCCTGTGAGTTCATGGAGTTACAAAGACGGTGAATTAACCGGCGATGAGTATGATAGGGTTACATATATATCATCACAACCTCAACCACCGCCTCCTCAATCGGAGTGTTCTTGTCAGCATAGGCGCCAATTCTCTTCATCCTCCTCAACTCCATCTTCAATTGTGAGTCTTCAATCTTgcatagttagttagttattattaattaattgaattaGGGTTAGTAGTTAAATCtcttcttgatgatgatgatggataaCATGTTATTGTTGTCACTTGTAGGAAATGGATTTCTTGTATGATATGAGAGGGCAAATGGGTCAACTCTTTCGCGAAATATCTGAGCTGAGGAACTCCATTAACAGTTGCATCACTATGCAGATGCAGATGCagatgcagatgcaaatgcaacaattcaAGAACCAGGATGTTTACTCTGGTTTGTGATTAACTTTTCCCCTGTGTTTGTAACAATGTCAATAAAAGTATCTATGATATTGCAACTCATTTGTGTTTGTTAAATATTATATGTATCCACCTCTCTCAATAATTAATTAAGGAACTGATGCAATGCTTTATATGTAACATGATTTTACAGCTAAGAAAGAAGAAGAGCAGAAACTCAACGATAATACCTCAAAGAAAGGCAAATGTCGCATTTGCAATGAGAGGAAAGTTGAGGCAGTTTTTTAcaggtatttatttatttatttgcttatTTGCCGAAACTTAGTCTTTGTTTTTTCAAAGACaatatagatataatataataattttgcCTATAATTTATTTTTGCAGATGTGGACACATGTGTGCTTGTCTCAAGTGTGCAAATGAGTTGCAATGGAAAGGAGAAAATTGTCCTATTTGTATGAGCCCAGTCTTTGATGTTGTGCGAGTATATGACGAGTGATGTGACAAATTCAGGAATTAGAAGAGTCTACATTAATATATACGATGGGTAGAGTCTAGCACACACTAGATGACGACTAAGAATAACTAACTATATACTAGATGTTATAGGAGTAAATCTTCAACTACAAGTTGTGATTTCTCCATTACACATATACGTAATGTATATGATTTTTTCCAGGGAGAAACTCATTTGACACCACATTGGTGTAACTTGAAAGTTTGAAGTCTAGCCTTTTTGGTTTCTTGGTTTCTTCTATGTCTATGTGTTCTCTACCTACCTTAACAAAGGGTTATTAAACATGAATTTCATTAATTTTAGAAATGTCCATTTTGGATGATTATTCAAATTCGAATAGAAGACTGAAATTGCAAGACAAAAATAGTAACATTAGGAACAACTAAAAATGAATGATTTGAAATACTAGGAATTAGAATTCACTCGAGAATTGAATTCTAGTTCTTGCTTTGAAATAACTAAAAATGAATGATTTGAATTCTTTTGAGAATTTTAATTCCCATTTTTCCTTCATTTGTAAATCAGACCAAAAAGAGTAAAGCCATATATTagttgaattataaaaggaaagCCTTGACCAAGTTCATGTTCATttgaatttttattatattacgaataaaattgtttttctattttttttttttttacaaaaaggCAGGAAGCCAAGAAGGTAAGAAAAAACAAGAGAAAAACCCAAATcagcccctgacaattatctcgaaagacaacgaggcctttgacaaaaaaaaaactccAATCCGGCCCCTAACAAAAAAAAACTCAACCcgacccctgacaattaccttgaaaggacaacgaggcccctgtgccaacaaaaaattaatgttattttttttggtacagggactaatcagtcccaaaaaaaaattatcaggggccggatttggtgtttttttttttttgggtctcgTTGTCCTtttgagataattgtcaggggccggatGGAGTATTCACTCAAAAAACAAATATTAAGAGTTTGTGAAATTATGTAGATAACTCATGATCATATATATATGAAGACGATTTCTAGTGTTATGCTAGGGTGAAGTTGGTGTTCTAATTTGGTGAAATTTAATATTCTAATTGAATTTGATTCAATAGCTATACTAGTGGTGTATTGGTTGTGCTTCAAAGAGGAAAATTTGCGTTTTACAGAGTTAAGTCCCACTTTAATACCTGAGATTGACGAATTGCATTAATTTAATTCTTGAGATTCTAATTGCattaatttaatcttttaaattaaaaaaaatgtatcatattagtctttttctctttttccatcaCCGAAGCACTGACATAGCCAATTTTTATCACGCTGAACACAGTAACGAATAGATAATATGTGTAATCATTTATATTTactttatctattattatttgtgattttttttttgtgtatgtCTTTCTATTTACTAAACCAAACatttcaaaaaagaaagaaaaaatcacCCCGATAAAGTGATCACGTTTTAACAACAACTCAtgcttatataataaataatagttaAAGTTAAGAGAGGCAAGTTAGTAACACTTATCTTTTAGTGTGCTCATGACACGCTAAAAATTGGGTTGTTACAAAAACTATTGCTGACTTCCTGTAGAGCTCCTTTCTCTAGAACTTTCCTTCCCTTAATAATGTTGCGGCAGCCCCACTATGGGTTGATCTCCACCTTTGCTTTCATGAAATTTGAATATCTATAGTACTTACTGTGCAAAATTTTGGCAACTAGAGAGTTAGGTCTTGCTAAGGGTCTCCAACCTTACTTTGCTAGTATTGCTAGGTTGAAAGCTTTTAGATATTTGAAATTAAGACCACCTTCTTCTTTTGACCTACATGAAATCCTCCACCCGAtccattgtatttttctttttgagtTCCTTTGTTCCTACCAGAATTGCATAATTGTTCTTTAAAGTTCTTCAATTAAGGTTTCCAGGAGCTTAAAACAACTGAGACTATAGATCGAAATTGCTATAGCCACGACCTTGATCAACACTTGCCTTCCGCTTGTCGATAGTAGCGTTCTCTTTCAGTGACTCAGCTTTTGACACACCTTATCCTTGATGTAGTGAAaagtaacctttttttttttatctctgaACCACCGCCGATAGTCCCAAGTATTTGTTTTGGTTACCAAAATGAGGAATTTAAAGAATGTGTGCTAGATTATACCCCACCCCTATAGGTGTGTTTTTACTGAAGAAGATCGATGATTTGTTTAGATTTACCTTCTGACCGCTGAGCTCCTTACACACTTGTAAAATCTAGATTAGATTCTGACACTTTTCTTCCGTAGCCTTGCTAAAGATAATTGAGTCATCTGCAAGGAATAAATGGCTTATCTTCGAGCATTTCTGATCCAGTCTTAAACCGGATATTTGCCGCCTCTGCTCTCCTCTGTGGAGCAAATGGTAGAGACTCTCTGCACAGAAAAGAAAAGGTAGAGAGATAGAGGATCATCTTGTCGTAACCCTTTACATGGCCTAAAATAGCCATGAGATTGACCATCCACAGTAACAGAGTAGAAAACTGTCGTACTCAATTTTTCACAAAAACCTAACTTCCTCATCACCGCCCAGACAAAATTCCATTCCACCCTGTCATACTCTTTACTCATGTCAAGTTTAAGAGTAAAATCATAATCACCATACTTCTTGCTTTTAAAAAAACTACATAAATTTATGAGTAATTAAGATGTTATCACTAATCAATTTTCCTTTAATAAAAACACTCTGTGAGTCACTAATGATTCTATTCATCGCTCTTTGAAGTCTATGCACcagaattttcaaaattattttgtaaAAGACAGAACTGAAGCTGATCCGCCTAACTTGTTTCATGCTACTAGTATTCAATACTTTTGGAATAAGGCAAATGTGTGAATGGTTAAAAGCTTTAAGAATTTTACCTCAAGAGAAGAAATTTTTTACTGCCTGAACCACATCTCCTTTTATTGTactccaaaaaaattaaaaaaattttctagTGACCCTCATCCCCAGGAGCTAAAAATGGGTTAATGGAAAAAGTTGCTGCCTTGATCTTCTCCTCTGAAACAGTTCTGGTTAGTGCTTGGTTGGTGTTTGAGTTAATTTTGTTTGATATGCCATCTAGCTCTGCATTTGGGTCCTTTGGTTGACAAGTAGCAAAAAGGTCTTCAAAATACTGCTGGGCTACTGCTGCAATATCACTCGGTTTAGTCACCAACTCTCGCTCACTATTCTCTAACTCCTGGAGTTTGTTTTTCCTATTCCAAATTTGACATTTGGAATGAAGAAACTTGGTGTTTCTATCACCCCATTGCAACCATTGTATTCTAGACTTCTCTTTCCAATGCATGTCTTCTTGCTCAATAGCTTCATTTAGTTCCTCTAAAATCCGAATTGCATTTCTGTTTGCTTGCTGCCCTTTTGCAGCTTCTGTCTCGATCTGGATTTTGAGGTTGAGAATGTTTTGGTGTGAGTTGAAATAGGAGTGTTTCTGCCAGTCTACTATTTTATGCCCACAATGTTTCAAATTTTCTGCTAGTTCATACATTGGAGAGCCAGTAATATTAACAGATCAtgcatttttttttaccaaattaatGACTTTTTTCATTTTTGCATCATCTTTCTTGAAAGCAAAATCTCTGCTTTactcttcttccctccttacccAAACATAGCATTAAAGGTCTATCATCTGAGCCCGAATTATCTAGGTACATCAAAAAACTCAGGAAATTCGGTTCTCCAATAAGTTGTCACAAAGCCCTATCAAGTCTTTCTTTAATTAAATTACATCCAAACTGTTTGTTATTACAAGTGAATTTGTCTCCCTCAAAACCAATATCCATTCCTCCAATACTTGCAAAATTATATTGAATTGTGATTCCCTTACAGATTCTTCAATGTGCATATGAACTCCAATAACCTCCCAGTTTACACTAGTTTGCTGATCTTCTATTTTGAAGTGAATAAAAAAACATCACTATTCAAGATCTTAACATTAATTCCATCTCCCCAAGTTACCACTAATCCACCTGATAGATCTATTGGGTCAACCGTGAATACTGAATTAAAACTAACTCTCTTTAGAACTCCTCCCATAGTTGAGGAATTGTTCTTTGTCTCACACAAAAACAAAACCTCGGGGAATAGAATTTGTAAATCCCTTTTATGTTGTGAACTATCAGGGATTTTTTCAAACTACGACAGTTCCACATCATCATTTTCATCCCTCCTTGGGTGCTAGTTGACAGGTAGCACCCTCTCCTTCAGAATTCTCCTCCATATTCTCCTGACAATGTTTTTGTGCTAGAACATCCCCTTGTACCTCCAAACCTCCTTTTGACTTCTGTAGCAGGTTTATGAGAAAATTTGTTCTAGCTAACTGTTTTAGACTTTGCCGTTTACGTTCCCCCTTCCCTTCTACCTCTTCAATGGCACCAAATGAGAAAAAGGTTTCTGCAACATTGTCTTGCGCCGTGATAGCCGCTATCTTATGAGTGTTGTCTTTGCTTCCTGAAGGTTTCTCCCATTCCTTACTCCCCCCTTATTTCCTCCCAACTCCAACAATTTTATTAGGCTTTGGACTTCTTCCTCTTCGCTCTACTGTTGAGAATTCTTTTCTTGTAATAAAAGAGTAGAAAATTATCAAAGTAGGTTAACTGGGATTGGCTTCTTTTGTGTTGGGATGTCCTATTTTCTTGATTTTAGACAGTTATAATTGGTGTTTTCCTTCTACTTTTCCACTCTTCTTCTGAACTGTTCTGCTCTTAGCCATGCACCCCACCCTTCTTCCACCACTTCTCCCTTCGCCACCTTCTCTAGATGATCACTATAGTATCTGACTTTGTGACCCAAATAGCCACAACAATAACAGAAATTATCGATCCTTTTATATTTGAGATTCAGATCAATAATTGTATTATTACTACTTACGATCTTCATAACTCTTCTCAAGAGTTTTGTGATGTCTAGCATTACTTGGTTTTTTAAGATTTAAAACTCTTTTCCCCTCGTAACGAAAATACCCACATCCATCACTTCTCCTATCGATTCTCTAATCGTTTTGCCTAAACTTTTGGTCTTGCATTGCTCTGACAATCTCCAAAGTTGAATCTAGATAGGTACAAGGCCGAATTATTTCTTCTCATTTATACTTGAATCATCCTTCCATTTTTACAAATTCAAAATGTAATTCTTAAACAACTACAGAGTCCCTTTCTTAATTCTAATCACATCAATCTCATCATCAAAGAAGAATTGAAACAAATTACCTCTATGATCCTAAAATCTGAAACCCTTCGATTGCCTCTAAATAGCACTCATCAGATGTTCTATCATGCTTTTTGTGCATTTTTCCAAACCTTTCTTGATGTCATCATCTTCAAAAGAGAGTATCTAACTTTCTTCAGGCTCGATCTGTCTCCTATTCTCTTTTTGAGAGACAATAAACGCTGCCATGGTTGACTTTATGGTATTCAATGTGTTGACTTACAAAAAAAGAATTGCTAGAAACCAGTAGAAAAAATCCCAGTCGTAGATTCCAGCTCTTGTTTTAATTATTGTCTTAACAACTAACATactacatatatttttttattttatgtacaTCTCTGTCTTTGTTACGTATGTTTTGgtgtttaataatatttaggaGACAATAAAAATCAgtacaaataattaaaaattattttatttagtatttattaattattattagaataattatataattttagatataataaatatataattataaatgttatgaaaaatataattcaatcaataaaaaaataatttatttttcttaaaaaatggataaaattaacattagttaacacaaaaaatttaaaatggattaaagagaaaattttttaaaagttataaaagaagagaatatatattttacaaataaaaaaaagtgtcATTTTAATATCTCTCAGAAGATGAAAGtacaattttcttttaaaattattgtTATTCTACAAACAGAAGACAATAATTAAAACTTATATCTGAAGAGAGAAAAAAGATTCTATTAAATATAGAAATGCAACCAGAAGAACGNNNNNNNNNNNNNNNNNNNNNNNNNNNNNNNNNNNNNNNNNNNNNNNNNNNNNNNNNNNNNNNNNNNNNNNNNNNNNNNNNNNNNNNNNNNNNNNNNNNNNNNNNNNNNNNNNNNNNNNNNNNNNNNNNNNNNNNNNNNNNNNNNNNNNNNNNNNNNNNNNNNNNNNNNNNNNNNNNNNNNNNNNNNNNNNNNNNNNNNNNNNNNNNNNNNNNNNNNNNNNNNNNNNNNNNNNNNNNNNNNNNNNNNNNNNNNNNNNNNNNNNNNNNNNNNNNNNNNNNNNNNNNNNNNNNNNNNNNNNNNNNNNNNNNNNNNNNNNNNNNNNNNNNNNNNNNNNNNNNNNNNNNNNNNNNNNNNNNNNNNNNNNNNNNNNNNNNNNNNNNNN contains the following coding sequences:
- the LOC107634025 gene encoding uncharacterized protein LOC107634025 — protein: MASSQVQFAAPFQFGCVSPGAACHEHIKNFEQDNLDDSWVSRVSRNNLGTLGFLKKNHVSVNEKEDSSLSALMSPRHSATVKDHHHNNHHNDNHKENPLRCSSFVLRSSKSCAPNDDSSSVADISHLAASSLVRIWEKRLHHYNNEAQAQVQAQAQAQAPVSPVPGSPRIRGRRAFSDLLLQFENDRYRELKDLALRAPVSKFTQRGRIQSVLKLRLLQRGVAEAFDQSAISKMNKNNQPQGYAIKEIRERFGTGIKHKSPAPTRVSDPGMNHRNVSTNMTEPKQNAILQASSNNKELDHSSSYLTFQGQSLDSQNDDDEVTKEITITPSPMVDSNANKSDHNVETSEQKYSPTANTNTTEACHNHTSEKENGINQQQYTENCYDEIEEEEEEIDDQTYDEDSSYDWISPISRPRSYWEERRQEWYREMLGYGSDNDEIRNLLQRKTVSTFLSTAEFREKIDRLMMSRTGSISRTLQGDDGDDDDYEERRHRRLMEFFKQRLNSSGSPQESGRDEEARGNEEEKRINNHQEGKGTSIINNDSDHESSDCSSNSSPTLHTPSPVSSWSYKDGELTGDEYDRVTYISSQPQPPPPQSECSCQHRRQFSSSSSTPSSIEMDFLYDMRGQMGQLFREISELRNSINSCITMQMQMQMQMQMQQFKNQDVYSAKKEEEQKLNDNTSKKGKCRICNERKVEAVFYRCGHMCACLKCANELQWKGENCPICMSPVFDVVRVYDE